The sequence CTTCAAAGGTGCCTTACTCAAAGATCCGAAAAAAATACTCATCCAACAAACTAAAAATGTTCAATCAGCAAGACAAATCCGATTCCAAAGTGTTTCTGAAATCACAAAGTTAAAAACCATCATCAAATCTTATATCAAAGAAGCCATACAACTGGAACAATCAGGGAAAAAAGTTGTTATGAAAAAAACTTCGGAGTTTGAAGTCCCAGAAGAGTTTTTAAAACAATTAGAAGAAGATCCAAAGTTACAGACTGCTTTTGAATCTTTAACTCCAGGCAGACAAAGAGCCTACCTACTTCATTTTTCAGGTGCAAAAAAATCTGAAACCAGAAAAGAAAGAATCGAAAAACAAATGCCAAATATTCTAAAAGGCAAAGGTTTAAACGACTAAAGTTAAACTTAAATTGCAAAAAACTTTTTCCTTATCACATGGCTTACAAAAGAAAACAGGTAAACAAGGATTATATATTAATTTAGGAGAAATCAGATGTCAGAAAAAACAAAAAAAATAGCTTATTGGTTCTTTACCCTTTGGTTGTCACTCGGTATGGTATCTACAGCGATTGTACAACTAATCAAACTTCCCGAAGAAGTAGAAAAAATCAACCAGTTGGGTTACCCTACTTATTTTCTTACGCTTCTTGGGGTTTGGAAACTACTTGGTGTTGTGGCAGTCTTATCACCAAAATTTGTTTTGTTGAAAGAATGGGCTTATGCGGGTTTTTTCTTTGCCATGTCAGGAGCTGCCATTTCCCAT is a genomic window of Leptospira bourretii containing:
- a CDS encoding YdeI/OmpD-associated family protein — translated: MKQTNPKKNQIDLYFQKIKNWKQEFQILRSIALEMDLQEEIKWGQPCYTLNGQNIFLIHGFKEYFAILFFKGALLKDPKKILIQQTKNVQSARQIRFQSVSEITKLKTIIKSYIKEAIQLEQSGKKVVMKKTSEFEVPEEFLKQLEEDPKLQTAFESLTPGRQRAYLLHFSGAKKSETRKERIEKQMPNILKGKGLND
- a CDS encoding DoxX family protein, translated to MSEKTKKIAYWFFTLWLSLGMVSTAIVQLIKLPEEVEKINQLGYPTYFLTLLGVWKLLGVVAVLSPKFVLLKEWAYAGFFFAMSGAAISHIACGHPFGEIFPSLLLLTLTVVSWYLRPTNRRT